GGGCGAAAACGCCAAGGCCATGCTTATTACCCGGGGGCTCGCAGAGATGAGTCGCTTTGCGGTCAGCCTTGGAGCTAATCCGATGACATTCATGGGGCTCGCGGGCGTGGGCGATCTTATCGTGACCTGCACATCCTCCAAGAGCCGGAACTACCGGGTCGGTTACGCGGTTGGCAAGGGTAAAAAGCTGGACGACGCCGTTGCAGAATTAGGGCAGGTCGCTGAGGGCATTTACACGCTGAAGCTGGTGCAGGAAAAGTCCTCGGACATCGGTATATACATGCCGCTGGTTCGGGGCCTTTACGAGATCTTGTACGGCACAGCCTCAATCAGTGCGGTTATTAACAGCCTGATGATGGCTGTGCAGAATTCGGATGTTGAATTTATTCTTCCGCGTACCATCAGCCAGTAGGGCACCCGTGTGGAGGTTTGTCTGTGCAATTGCTGATTATGCGTCATGGTGAAGCGGGCTGGCATACGGTTGATCAGGAGCGGGAACTGACGGAATCCGGCAGACAACACGTTGCGGAAGCGGCGGTCCAGATTGCTGAGTCTCCCTGGCGGCCCAAAATAATATGGAGTAGCCCCTATACAAGGGCTCGGCAGACCGCTGCCATCGTCGCGGAAATCCTGAATTGCCCCGTGGAAGAAAAGTCGTTCATTACCCCGGATGATGACCCGGGGCAGTGCCTTGACGCCCTTCTGGAAACCGACGCATCTCCACTCATGCTGATCTCGCACATGCCATTCGTTGGCAGCCTTGCGACTTTACTGGTTGACGGACACCGGCGGGGCATTCCCTTTATGACATCTCAGGCTGTTCTGCTCGACATGCCGGTGGTTGGCCCTGGTTGCGCGGACTTGAAAGCCCAGTTTTTGCCCTGATCTTCGGTTCCAGCAGAACACTTCTTTGACGAACAGGGTATATGAACTTACCCCGACAGGCCTCTCAAATTAAAACCGCTTCCTCCAGAATGCTAACCGAATTGCGATTATTTGCTTTACTTTGGGAAAGAGCATCTTCCGTTCACTTGACCCCGTGTTCATGGTTATGGCCAGAATTCCGAAATCTGCAGTACGCCCTGATATCGATGAATTCATCGTTAATGTGAGTGATCTGTCTTTTGGGGAATGTTGTTGAAAGAATATTTGCGCCATTACTGACGGGAACATTTCGGTTGGTAACCAGTTAATTCACAAGCATGGGTTGTTTTTTTCTGCCGTTTTGATCAAGGGCTGCGATCGCCCGCTCAAAGTTTCATGTTTTTCAAGAATTTAACGTCGGGATGGTCGATTTTTAAGTAATTTACTTGTCTGTATGACTTATGTACATTTCTAATAATGTCCTCAGGCAAAGAAATAAAAGGAAAACAGTCATTGTCCTCTCTCGGCTCGGAACTCCAAGACCTCCAACGTCGATTTGTTTTTTCTCTTCCTGCTCGTGCTACGGAATTATGTTCAGAGTACTCGGCGGTTGAATTAACTGATTGGCAACCTGCAAAGGCGGAGGCGCTTCATCGCCATTTACACAGCTTAACCGGCAGCGCTGGGACTTTCGGGCTGCAGTCACTCTCGATCGCTGCTCGGGAGGTGGATAACAAACTCAAGGCCATCATTGAGACGGCGGCTCCACCAGAGAAAGAGGCCTGGCAGGCTATCGGGGCTGGGTTGGTGCGTATCGAACAACTGGTGCGCAGTGGGCTTAATAGTGAAGCTGTCAATCTTTTGCCACCGACGTCCAGACTGCGCGCTCATGGGGCGCCGCTGGTGTATCTTGTTGAGGATGATGTCGAACAGGCTGAACATCTTTCCCGGACTCTAAGTGACCAAGGCTACCAGGTGAAACTGTTTAACTCCCTGAACGGTTTCCGAGCTGCCTGCACTCAAAAAGCACTGCCTGACGCTGTAATTTTGGACATGATTTTTCCAGAAGGTGATAGCGCCGGCGTCACACTTTTGGAGGAGTTGAAGACAGAACTGGAATGCTTTCCGCCGGTCGTGTTCGTCTCGGTGCGAGATGACCTAGATGCTCGGCTCGCTGCTTTTCGCGCGGGCGCGAGCCGTTATTTGCTTAAACCGATCGCCGCGCCTGCACTCATTGACTTACTTGACAGTTTAACCGGCCGAATGCCGCCAGACCCTTACAGGATTTTGCTGGTAGATGATGATCCATTGTTGCTCGAGGCAGGAGCATCTGTTCTCCGCGGTGCTGGCATGATTGTACACGCTTTATCTAACCCCCGTGACACCCTGGATGTTCTGAGCACCTTCAATCCTGATGTACTGGTCCTTGACGTTTATATGCCCGATGTCAGCGGGCCAGAATTAGCCGCTGTTGTGCGTGAGCAAGAGGATCACCTAAGCCTACCGATATTGTTTCTTTCTGCTGAAACCGACATGGAGGAGCAGTTGCGGGCGCTCAATCTCGGCGGAGATGACTTCCTTGTTAAACCCGTACGACCGGAATATTTGGTCTCTTCAGTAACGGCGCGGGCGCGAAGGGCGCGTCAGAATACAGAAATCCAGAGCCGCCTGCGTACGACTCTCTACGAACGCGAACGTGAACATCTGACGTTGGATTACCATGCTTTAGTGAGCGTTACTAACACCAAAGGCGACATCATCGAGGTTAACGATCGTTTCTGCCAAGTCAGCGGTTACAGTCGGGATGAATTGCTTGGACAGAATCATCGCATTGTCAAATCCGGCGAGCATCCACCGACATTTTATCGCGATATCTGGCGAACTATAGTCCAGGGTGATGTGTGGCAGGGCGAGGTCTGTAACCGACGCAAAGATGGCTCACTGTACTGGGTGTCCACAACCATTACGCCTTTCCTCGATAGTTCTGGTAGGCCCTATCAATACGTTTCGATCCGTACCGATATCACGGAGGTCAAAGTCAGAGAGGCAGCTCAGCGTCAGGAAAATGCTGCGAGGGAGGTTATAGGAAATGCAGCGGACAACCTGTTGTCTGCGGATTCCGATAACCTGGATGACGTCATTGAAAGGGTGCTCGGACAGGCAGGCAAACATTTGGGCGCGGATCACGCCTATTTGTTCTTGCTCTCGGATGACGGACAGAGCATGAGTAACAGCCACGAATGGTGTGCTCCTGGTATATCCGCTCAGAAAGAGGAGTTGCAGAACCTCCCACGAACGTTCGCCCCCTGGTGGTGGGAGCAGGTATTGGAAGAACACCCCGTACTTGTCAACGACATGGCTGCGCTGCCCCCGGAGGCGGCAGTGGAGAGGAAAATGTTTGAGTCCCTGAACATTCGGGCACTGTGTGGCTTTCCTATCAGGCGGGGAGGATATCGGCCACTGGGTTTCCTGGGGTTTGATCAGGTTGGCTCCGCTCGCGACTGGAACAAAACAGCGACGGGCTTATTCAGCCTGCTGGCGGGTTTTATTGGCAGCGCACTGGAGCGCGCCAAGAGTAATAATAACGCGCAGACCTCGAAGGAGCGACTTCGTCGCGGGCAGATGTTTGCCAATATCGGCACGTGGGAATGGAACATTGTGACAGGCGAGTTGTTCTGGACGGAGCGCATTGCGCCACTGTTCGGATACCCGGAGGGCGATCTGGAAACCTCGTATGACAACTTTCTGGCCGCGATTCATCCGGATGATCGTCAAGCCGTGACAGATGCCGTGAATGCTTGCATAAACAGCGACGTTCCTTACCATATCGAGCACCGGGTGGTCTGGCCTGACGGGACGATCTGCTGGTTGGCAGAGCGTGGAGCGGTAGTACGTGATTCTGAGGGAAAGGCGTTGAGCATGCTGGGGGTTGTTCAGGACATCAGTGACCGAAAACATGCTGAATTAGAACTCTCTCGCCGGCAGAAAGCCTTGGAAGAGGCTCAATCTCTTGCCTCATTGGGAAACTGGAGCGCTGAGATCGAGTCTGGCCACTTAACCTGGTCTGATGAAATTTACCGCATCTTTGGATACGAGCCTGGTGAAATCGAGCCCAATGTTGAAGCTTTCCATGACGCAGTTCACCCAGAGGACCGCTCCCGGGTTCGTGAAAGCGAAAGATTGTCCCAAACGACCGGCCGTCACGACTTGATTCACCGGATTGTCCGCCCTGATGGCGACATCCGACATGTGCATGAACTGGCGCGGGCAGAAGTCGACGACGAGGGAAAACTGATTCGGCTGGCTGGCACCGTACAGGACATCACTGAGCGTATTGTAGCTGAGAATCGATTGCGTGAGACGGAGCAGCGCTTTGCGTTTGCTGTAGAGGGTGCCGGCGATGGTGTCTGGGACTGGAATGTGCTGAGCGGTGAGATGGCGCTTTCGGGCAACTACGAGCCGATGCTGGGTTTTGAGTATGGTGATCTTGAACCAACCATCGATACCTGGATAGGGGAGGTGCATCCGGACGACCTGGGCACCGTTCAACAACATCTTCATGATTATATGGCGGGCCGGGCTGATCAGTACAGTGTTGAGCTTCGATTACGCTGCAAAAATGGCCAGTACAAATGGGTGCTATGCAGAGGCACGGTGGTCGAGAGGGACGACAGAGGCGAACCGATCCGGTTGATTGGTATCCACAGTGACATTGATGACCGCAAGGCTTCTGAACAGACGCTTGAATTGTTCAAGCATGTGGTCGACTCCGTTGTCGATGGGGTTCTTGTTATAGACACCGAGGGCAGTATTCAATTGGCAAGCCCGGCTGTCTCTCGAATTTTTGGTTACTCCCAGCAGGATTTGAAAGGTAAGAGCGTCTCCCTCTTGATGCCTGAGCCTATGCGGTCTGAGCAAGACTCATACATACAGCATTATCTCAATTCAGCAGAGGCGAAAATTCTGAATCGCCAGGTTGAGGTTAGCGGCCAACGGTATGATGGAAGTGAGTTTCCCATGGAAGTCGCGGTCAGTGAAATTTTCGTGGGTCAATCGCGTTACTTTGTTGGCTTGATGCGGGACATTACGGACCGCAAACGCTCCCAATCCGAGTTGATTGCAGCGCGCGAGGAAGCAGACAGGGCGAACCGGGCCAAGTCGGACTTTCTCTCTAGTATGAGTCATGAATTGCGCACTCCCATGAACGCCATCCTGGGTTTTGGGCAGTTGATGGAGTACGACGGTGACTTGCCGGAGGAGCATCAAGATAGCGTCAAGGAAATCCTGAAAGCGGGCGAACATTTGCTCACCTTGATCAATGAAGTGCTCGATTTGGCGAAGATCGAATCCGGTAACATCGACCTGTCCCTGGAACCCGTCGAGCTGGTTTCGGTCATCGAGGAATGTCTGTCTCTCGTCGCGTCATTGTCGAAAAAGCGACACATCGAAATTGATAGCGAAGGTGTTCGTTCGTTCACCGTACGTGCTGATCGCACTCGCCTTAAGCAAGTCCTGCTTAATCTGCTCAGCAATGCCATCAAATATAACAAGGAAAATGGGCGGGTCTCTGTGGAGACTGTCTCGGAAGGAGATAACCGCTTGCACCTTCGAGTTATCGACACCGGCCCGGGAATTCCCGAACCGAGGTTGGAGGAGTTGTTTCAGCCCTTTAATCGGCTTGGAGCCGAAACCAGTGAGGTTGAGGGCACCGGCATCGGCTTGACCATTACCCAGCGTATTATGGAAATGATGGGTGGCTCTGTTGCCGTCAATAGTGAAATAGGGGTTGGCAGTACTTTCTGGCTTGATCTGCCATTAGAGAGGGACACTGACAGTACTGCCGAGGGTGTCATCGATTCAATGGGACTCGAGGCATGGAACACCAATGCCGGCGAGCAACAGACGCGGACGATTCTTTACGTGGAGGATAATCCAGCCAACCTGAAACTGGTAAGTCAGATACTAGCGCGGGTTCCTCACCTGCGTTTGCTGACAGCCCATACCGGGGCGCTTGGATTGGAACTGGCGCAAACACGGAAACCGGACCTGATTCTACTGGATATCAATCTTCCGGGCATGGATGGATATCAGGTGTTGGAGGCACTCAAGGCTAATGAGAACCTTCAGGCCACCCCGATTGTTGCCATTACCGCTAACGCGATGCCGCGCGATGTGGGGCGTGGCAAGGCCGCGGGCTTTACCGATTATCTGACAAAACCCCTCAATATCAGGCAGTTTCTCGATAAGATCAATCCATTGCTGGAGTCAACAAAGGGCACCACATGAATGATAAACAACCCAAGCGCGCGTGCATTCTTATCGTCGATGATGAAGCAGCCAATCTGAAGCTTCTGGATCGCATGTTAGGTGGCCAGGGATACGAAAACCTGATTTTGATTCAGGATCCGCGGGAGGTCGTCACCGCCTACCACGAGAACCGGCCGGATTTGATTCTGCTGGACATCAATATGCCGCACCTGGATGGCTATGAGGTCATTGATCAACTTAACAGGCTGCGGGACCCGTTATTACCTCCAATCTTGATTCTGACTGCCCAACGCACCAAGGAGTATCTGTTGCGCGCTCTCGACTCCGGTGCGCGAGACTTCGTCAGCAAGCCTTTTGATCGCAATGAGTTGTTGATGCGAGTGCGAAACCTGCTCGATGCCCAACTTGCCCACAGAGTGTTGTATAACCAAAAAGATGTGCTCGAACAGATGGTGCGCGAACGCACCGGAGAATTACACCATACCCGACTTCAGGTGGTTCAACGTTTAGGGAAGGCGGCAGAATATCGTGATGAAGAAACGGGTTGTCACATTCTGCGCATGAGCCATATCTGCACCTTGTTGGCCAGAGAGGTGGGTTGGAGCGAAGCTGACTGTGATTTGATGCTCAATGCCAGTCCTATGCACGATATTGGCAAGATCGGGATCCCCGACGCCGTACTGCTCAAGCCTGGCCGGTTTGAACCCCGCGAATGGGAAGTCATGAAGACTCACTCGGAAATCGGGGCCAAACTGCTTGAAGGCGACGACAGTGATCTACTCCGCATGGCGCGGGACATTGCTCTGACCCACCATGAAAAATGGGATGGCAGTGGCTACCCCCATGGCCTTGCTGGTGAGTCCATTCCTCAGGCAGGACGCATTGCGGCATTAGCGGATGTGTTCGATGCACTGACTTCTGAAAGGCCTTATAAAAGCGCATGGACGGTTGAGGCCGCAGTGGCGTTGATAAAAGAGAATAGCGGAAAACACTTTGATCCGGCTTTGGTAGATGTCTTTTTACGAGAGTTGCCTAACATTATCGCGATTAAAGAGAAGTTTGCTGAACCAGAGAAACGGTGATGCAAAGGCCACCAATTCCAGATAATCCCCTTATGATGGAACAACCACATATTCGTTTTTCTGCCGGGGCGCCCCGGACGTTTGACGGGCTGCTCAACGGCTTGGTGCCATCGGAGAGCGTTAAATGAATGGAACAGGTAAGGCTAGCAGGCCTCTAGGGCGCAAAGCCCTTGCTACCCTGACATTGGCCTTGCTAGCTCTGTGTGGCAATTATCTGACTCTGCCTTTGTTCTTTGGTGTGGGCTTTATTTTCGGCTCCATCATGGTGATGGTAGCGGTAAGGTTCCTGGGAACACTCCCCGCGGTGTTAGTGGCTTTTACCGGGGGCTTTATACGCTGGCCTTATGGGGACACCCCTATGCCTTAATGGCGTTCACTCTCGAGGCTCTGGCAGTAGGTCTTCTCTATCAACGGGGGCTGCGCAATCTGGTGCTCGCCGATCTGGTCTTTTGGCTTGGGCTGGGTATTCCACTGGTGCTCGTGTGTTATCGAGGCTTTATTGGCATGGGGTGGGAGGCTACGCTCTTGATCGCCCTGAAGCAGCCGCTGAACGGCCTGTTCAATGCTTTATTGGCAGGCCTGGCCATTCTCGCGGCTCAACTGTATTGGCGTGGCGATCAACAACGATCAGTCGGGAAAGCGGGGCTTCCCAGCCTTTTGTTTCATGTGCTTTTAACTTCGATTCTGATTGCGGGCGCTGTGCCCGTGATTGTTGAGAGCTACAGTCAGCGACTGCAGTTGGAACAACGCGGCCTGCGGATGTTTGCGTTCCTGGCAGGTCTGCTGGCCTTCGGTATTCTGACTGCCCGATTTCTGAGCCAGCGGCTGACCGAACCACTCAGTAAACTGGAACGCA
This Marinobacter salinus DNA region includes the following protein-coding sequences:
- a CDS encoding SixA phosphatase family protein, with translation MQLLIMRHGEAGWHTVDQERELTESGRQHVAEAAVQIAESPWRPKIIWSSPYTRARQTAAIVAEILNCPVEEKSFITPDDDPGQCLDALLETDASPLMLISHMPFVGSLATLLVDGHRRGIPFMTSQAVLLDMPVVGPGCADLKAQFLP
- a CDS encoding PAS domain-containing protein, whose protein sequence is MDNKLKAIIETAAPPEKEAWQAIGAGLVRIEQLVRSGLNSEAVNLLPPTSRLRAHGAPLVYLVEDDVEQAEHLSRTLSDQGYQVKLFNSLNGFRAACTQKALPDAVILDMIFPEGDSAGVTLLEELKTELECFPPVVFVSVRDDLDARLAAFRAGASRYLLKPIAAPALIDLLDSLTGRMPPDPYRILLVDDDPLLLEAGASVLRGAGMIVHALSNPRDTLDVLSTFNPDVLVLDVYMPDVSGPELAAVVREQEDHLSLPILFLSAETDMEEQLRALNLGGDDFLVKPVRPEYLVSSVTARARRARQNTEIQSRLRTTLYEREREHLTLDYHALVSVTNTKGDIIEVNDRFCQVSGYSRDELLGQNHRIVKSGEHPPTFYRDIWRTIVQGDVWQGEVCNRRKDGSLYWVSTTITPFLDSSGRPYQYVSIRTDITEVKVREAAQRQENAAREVIGNAADNLLSADSDNLDDVIERVLGQAGKHLGADHAYLFLLSDDGQSMSNSHEWCAPGISAQKEELQNLPRTFAPWWWEQVLEEHPVLVNDMAALPPEAAVERKMFESLNIRALCGFPIRRGGYRPLGFLGFDQVGSARDWNKTATGLFSLLAGFIGSALERAKSNNNAQTSKERLRRGQMFANIGTWEWNIVTGELFWTERIAPLFGYPEGDLETSYDNFLAAIHPDDRQAVTDAVNACINSDVPYHIEHRVVWPDGTICWLAERGAVVRDSEGKALSMLGVVQDISDRKHAELELSRRQKALEEAQSLASLGNWSAEIESGHLTWSDEIYRIFGYEPGEIEPNVEAFHDAVHPEDRSRVRESERLSQTTGRHDLIHRIVRPDGDIRHVHELARAEVDDEGKLIRLAGTVQDITERIVAENRLRETEQRFAFAVEGAGDGVWDWNVLSGEMALSGNYEPMLGFEYGDLEPTIDTWIGEVHPDDLGTVQQHLHDYMAGRADQYSVELRLRCKNGQYKWVLCRGTVVERDDRGEPIRLIGIHSDIDDRKASEQTLELFKHVVDSVVDGVLVIDTEGSIQLASPAVSRIFGYSQQDLKGKSVSLLMPEPMRSEQDSYIQHYLNSAEAKILNRQVEVSGQRYDGSEFPMEVAVSEIFVGQSRYFVGLMRDITDRKRSQSELIAAREEADRANRAKSDFLSSMSHELRTPMNAILGFGQLMEYDGDLPEEHQDSVKEILKAGEHLLTLINEVLDLAKIESGNIDLSLEPVELVSVIEECLSLVASLSKKRHIEIDSEGVRSFTVRADRTRLKQVLLNLLSNAIKYNKENGRVSVETVSEGDNRLHLRVIDTGPGIPEPRLEELFQPFNRLGAETSEVEGTGIGLTITQRIMEMMGGSVAVNSEIGVGSTFWLDLPLERDTDSTAEGVIDSMGLEAWNTNAGEQQTRTILYVEDNPANLKLVSQILARVPHLRLLTAHTGALGLELAQTRKPDLILLDINLPGMDGYQVLEALKANENLQATPIVAITANAMPRDVGRGKAAGFTDYLTKPLNIRQFLDKINPLLESTKGTT
- a CDS encoding HD-GYP domain-containing protein; translated protein: MNDKQPKRACILIVDDEAANLKLLDRMLGGQGYENLILIQDPREVVTAYHENRPDLILLDINMPHLDGYEVIDQLNRLRDPLLPPILILTAQRTKEYLLRALDSGARDFVSKPFDRNELLMRVRNLLDAQLAHRVLYNQKDVLEQMVRERTGELHHTRLQVVQRLGKAAEYRDEETGCHILRMSHICTLLAREVGWSEADCDLMLNASPMHDIGKIGIPDAVLLKPGRFEPREWEVMKTHSEIGAKLLEGDDSDLLRMARDIALTHHEKWDGSGYPHGLAGESIPQAGRIAALADVFDALTSERPYKSAWTVEAAVALIKENSGKHFDPALVDVFLRELPNIIAIKEKFAEPEKR